One Acidobacteriota bacterium DNA segment encodes these proteins:
- a CDS encoding ABC transporter ATP-binding protein, with translation MALIETHDLWKTYVMGAEEIHALRGVSLAIEPGEYVAIMGPSGSGKSTLMNLIGCLDTPSKGTYLLNGKLVSQMNDDELARIRNEEIGFVFQTFNLLPRATALHNVELPLIYAGVPARVRDTRAREALDRVELSSRITHRPNELSGGQRQRVAIARALVNNPSILLADEPTGNLDSKTGEEIMALFARLHQAGNTMILVTHEADIAAHADRVVHIKDGTVEKDVTRAA, from the coding sequence ATGGCTCTTATCGAAACCCACGACCTGTGGAAGACCTACGTGATGGGCGCCGAGGAGATCCACGCGCTGCGCGGCGTCAGCCTCGCGATCGAGCCCGGTGAGTACGTCGCCATCATGGGGCCGTCCGGGTCAGGCAAGTCCACGCTGATGAACCTGATCGGCTGCCTGGACACACCGTCGAAAGGAACCTACCTCCTGAACGGGAAGCTCGTGTCGCAGATGAACGATGACGAGCTGGCGCGGATCAGGAACGAGGAAATCGGGTTCGTGTTCCAGACGTTCAACCTGCTGCCGCGCGCCACCGCGCTGCACAACGTGGAGCTGCCGCTCATCTACGCCGGCGTGCCGGCAAGAGTCCGGGACACGCGCGCCAGGGAGGCGCTCGATCGGGTGGAGCTCAGCTCGCGCATCACGCACCGCCCGAACGAGCTTTCGGGCGGTCAGCGCCAGCGTGTCGCCATCGCGCGCGCGCTCGTCAACAATCCGTCCATCCTCCTTGCCGACGAGCCCACCGGCAACCTCGACTCGAAGACCGGCGAGGAGATCATGGCGCTCTTCGCCAGGCTGCACCAGGCGGGCAACACGATGATCCTCGTGACACACGAGGCCGATATCGCCGCGCACGCGGACCGCGTGGTGCACATCAAGGACGGGACAGTCGAGAAGGACGTGACACGCGCGGCTTAA
- a CDS encoding ABC transporter ATP-binding protein translates to MPLLSVRHLTKDFPRGGGLFRAGAPVRAVDDVSFEIEEGETFGLVGESGSGKTTAARCILRLVEPTSGEIDFLGRDLLALSRGEMRAARRRMQIVFQDPYSSLNPRMRAGETVEEPLVIHRVGSEAQRRARVRELFSLVGLDPADAAKYPSAFSGGQRQRIGLARALALSPSFVIADEPVSALDVSVQAQVINLLMELQRRLNLTYLFIAHDLRLVRHVCNRVAVMQQGRIVEMGSANTVFESPEHPYTRGLLEAVPRLDARRR, encoded by the coding sequence ATGCCGCTCCTCTCCGTCCGCCACCTCACCAAGGACTTCCCCCGCGGAGGCGGTCTCTTCCGCGCCGGCGCACCGGTCCGCGCCGTGGACGACGTGAGCTTCGAGATCGAGGAGGGAGAGACGTTCGGGCTGGTCGGAGAGTCGGGCAGCGGCAAGACGACGGCAGCACGCTGCATCCTGCGGCTGGTGGAACCGACGTCGGGCGAGATCGACTTCCTCGGGCGCGACCTGCTCGCGCTGTCACGCGGCGAGATGCGCGCCGCGCGCCGCCGGATGCAGATTGTCTTTCAGGATCCGTACTCCTCGCTCAACCCGCGCATGCGCGCCGGCGAGACCGTCGAGGAGCCGCTCGTGATCCATCGCGTGGGAAGCGAGGCGCAGCGCCGCGCGCGCGTGCGGGAGCTGTTCTCGCTGGTGGGGCTCGACCCGGCAGACGCGGCGAAATACCCCAGCGCGTTCAGCGGCGGCCAGCGCCAGCGGATCGGGCTGGCGCGCGCGCTCGCGCTGAGCCCCTCGTTCGTGATCGCCGACGAGCCGGTCTCGGCGCTGGACGTCTCGGTGCAGGCGCAGGTCATCAACCTGCTGATGGAGCTGCAGCGCCGGCTGAACCTGACTTACCTGTTCATCGCGCACGATCTCAGGCTCGTGCGGCACGTCTGCAATCGCGTGGCGGTGATGCAGCAGGGGCGAATAGTGGAGATGGGATCGGCGAACACGGTCTTCGAGTCGCCTGAACACCCCTACACGCGGGGACTGCTGGAGGCCGTTCCCAGGCTCGATGCGCGGCGCCGTTAA